The Thermotoga sp. Ku-13t genomic sequence CTGGCTGTTGCAACGTCTGAAAAGAAAACGATTTTGAGAGATCTCTTTTTCGCAAAATACATCGCCACGTCCGCCAGCCTGACCAACTGATCAAGCTCCTGGGCGTCTGTTGGATAAAGGGCTATCCCCACACTGACGCCCACATTGATTTGCCTACCTTCCACGCGGTTCAGTTTTTCCACCGTTTGAACGATCCTTTCCGCTATCGTGAGAACTTTTTCTTTGTCGCAGTCGTAAATCAGCGCGACGAATTCGTCTCCACCGAACCTCGCCAGAAGATCGCTCTGCCTGAGAACCTTGCTCAACCTTGAAGCGATAAAAGTGAGTGCCCGATCTCCCAATCCGTGTCCGTGTTCGTCGTTGACATTTTTGAAATGGTTCAAATCCATGAACAAAAGCGCAACGGTTTTGTTCTCCCTCTTCGCCAGCGAGAGCATCTTTTCGCCATACTCTTCAAAGGCTCTTCTGTTCAAAAGGTTCGTTAAAGGGTCTCGGCTCGAAAGGTGTTCCAGGATCTTTTGCTGTTCGAGCAACCTTTCTTCCTGCTTCATCCTGGTGAACACCATGGCGAGATAATTGGCAAAGAGCCGGGCAAGTTCGAGACTTTCTTCGTCGAAGGCATCTTCTCTCTCGAAGTTCTCGAGATTGAAGGCCATGGCGATCTCACCTTCAACAATCACCGGTACCACCAAACTGCACTTTATTTCCTCGATTCTTCCGTATTCCTTCAGTTTTTGAAAAGTCTGATCGTCCAGCTTTCTTCTGTTGAGTTCATTCACATCTCTGGAATTCTTTATTGGTTTTTCAAACCAGTCTGCTTGGTCGGCGAATTCGATCTGTTTGAGCCCTTCAAGGTCGTACCCCACAGCCGCTACGTAGATCCACTTTCCGCTTCGTTTGATCACGACCGAACCAGCCTGGGCGTTGGGCACAACCTCGATGGCCTTTTGAAGGATCAGCTGGTACAGTTTGTCCGCCTTCTCGCCTTTCAAGAAAGACTTGGTTATCTCAAGCATCGCCTCGTTGAATTTTCTGAGTCTCGACTCCTGTTTCAACCTTTGCCAGAACGTGATCATCCATAGCAACAAGAAAGCAGTGACACCGGCCGTAATGGAAATGGATTGAATGAAAGCCCTGAGGTTCAACGCGGAGTAGTTGCTTTTGTATTTGAGGCCGAAAACGAACTCTTCCCCTTCGGGGGAAATATACAGCCGTGATTCACCCATGTCTTCGAGAGGTCCCTGAGCATCAACAACAGCCCGTACAGCCTTGTCCTTCACGAACTCGCTCAGATCTTCGTTGAAAACCTTGAAATCTATCAACAGTTTTTCACCGTGTGGGCTGATTTTGAACGGGTCAGGCTCATCCACGTCGAGAACGAGTACGGTCGCTTCTTCCACAAAATCGAAGTTTTTCTTCAAATCTTCAAGCCAGATCCGTGCTTCATCCAGCCTGTTTTCTTTCAGAAGTTCATACATTGTGGTCCATTGAAAGTAGCTCACACTGATGGATTCGGCGTAGCGCTCAACGTATCTTGCATACAACTTCTTGACGTTTTCCACGTACCATCGAAACTGAGCCTTGTTGATGTTATAAACAGACACCAGCACCGTCACGAACACGAGCGCTGGAATCAGAATGAACCAAACCAATCCGCGCATAGCATTTCACCGTGCCCACTGAAGGTAAAACTATCATAACGCGAGTACGACACTACGCGTATGTGTCCCCCAACTGAACGTTCCGCTGGATCTCTGAAACGTCTGAAGCCAGAGAAGTTCCCCCAGATCAGGATTGTACACCACATCGTTCCGGCACATCGCACGCGCTGACTTTTAATCTCGCCGACACGTTCAGTTCAAGATTGAGGCACAACAAAAAACCCGGCGTGCGCCGGGTTGTACCTGGTGGCCAGGGGCGGAATCGAACCGCCGACACCTGGATTTTCAGTCCAGTGCTCTACCAACTGAGCTACCTGGCCGCCTTCTTTGGTGGGTGCGGCAGGACTCGAACCTACGACCTTCTGCTCGTAAGGCAGACGCTCTCCCTCTGAGCTACGCACCCACCGCTACTTTATAAATATACCACAAAGGTTCGCATTTGAGAAGACCCCGATCAGGGGACGATCCTGGTACCCGTTTGACCTGAGAGCGCTTCTTTGAGCTTCTTCATGTCCGTTATCAAACAGGTTTTTCCAGTTCTCGTGACGAAATCGATGGCTGCTTCTATCTTTGGTCCCATGCTGCCTGATGGGAAGTGACCTTCCTTCAAATACCTGCCAGCTTCTTCTACCGTGAGTCGATCGAGGTAGACCTGGTTCGGTTTACTGTAGTTGAGCGCGACCTTTTCCACGCCCGTGAGGATTATCAACTCGTCGGCACCTATTTCTATCGCCAGAAGCGCGCTGGCCCTGTCCTTATCTATCACGGCCTCTACGCCCTTCAATCTGCCGTCCTCATTTATGACCGGTATTCCACCACCGCCCGCGGCAACGACTATCACATCATTTTTCAAAAGCAGCTTTATCACTTCTTTTTCGACGATGTCCAATGGTTTCGGTGATGGAACAACCCTTCTCCAGCCGCGCCCAGCATCTTCTTTCATGATCCAGCCCTTTTCCGTCATGAGCTTCTTCGCTTCTTCCTCGTTGTAAAAAGGTCCGACGGGTTTTGAAGGTTTTTTGAAGGCTTCATCGTTTTTGTCGACGATTATCTGAGTGATGAGCGCGGCGATTTCTCTATGC encodes the following:
- a CDS encoding sensor domain-containing diguanylate cyclase, encoding MRGLVWFILIPALVFVTVLVSVYNINKAQFRWYVENVKKLYARYVERYAESISVSYFQWTTMYELLKENRLDEARIWLEDLKKNFDFVEEATVLVLDVDEPDPFKISPHGEKLLIDFKVFNEDLSEFVKDKAVRAVVDAQGPLEDMGESRLYISPEGEEFVFGLKYKSNYSALNLRAFIQSISITAGVTAFLLLWMITFWQRLKQESRLRKFNEAMLEITKSFLKGEKADKLYQLILQKAIEVVPNAQAGSVVIKRSGKWIYVAAVGYDLEGLKQIEFADQADWFEKPIKNSRDVNELNRRKLDDQTFQKLKEYGRIEEIKCSLVVPVIVEGEIAMAFNLENFEREDAFDEESLELARLFANYLAMVFTRMKQEERLLEQQKILEHLSSRDPLTNLLNRRAFEEYGEKMLSLAKRENKTVALLFMDLNHFKNVNDEHGHGLGDRALTFIASRLSKVLRQSDLLARFGGDEFVALIYDCDKEKVLTIAERIVQTVEKLNRVEGRQINVGVSVGIALYPTDAQELDQLVRLADVAMYFAKKRSLKIVFFSDVATASGG
- the arcC gene encoding carbamate kinase gives rise to the protein MKKLAVVAIGGNAVNRPGEKPTAENMFSAVEEAMGYLVEMLDEYDIVITHGNGPQVGNILIQQEMAKDIIPPFPIDVNDAQTQGSLGYMIVQSLRNQLSKRNLHREIAALITQIIVDKNDEAFKKPSKPVGPFYNEEEAKKLMTEKGWIMKEDAGRGWRRVVPSPKPLDIVEKEVIKLLLKNDVIVVAAGGGGIPVINEDGRLKGVEAVIDKDRASALLAIEIGADELIILTGVEKVALNYSKPNQVYLDRLTVEEAGRYLKEGHFPSGSMGPKIEAAIDFVTRTGKTCLITDMKKLKEALSGQTGTRIVP